From a single Nostoc edaphicum CCNP1411 genomic region:
- a CDS encoding type I polyketide synthase — MKNNLEASEIFNEIAIVSINGRFPKAKNLDEFWHNLQNGVESISVFSDTELESAGVDKSTLNNPNYVKANAELEDVELFDASFFNYSPRAAELIDPQQRIFLEVAWEALESAGYNSETYEGRISVYGGASVSSYFLFNIFSNPELIKLVGFDEIRHSNRPDNLATRVAYKLNLNGSAITVQTGCSTSLVAVHLACQSLLDRECDLALAGGVCISGAEKAGYFYQEGGILSPDGHCRAFDAKAKGTVIGKGVGIVVLKRLEDAIADGDCIHAIIKASAINNDGSKKVGYTAPSVDGQAQVIAEALAVARVKSDMISYVEAHGTGTALGDPIEIAALTKSFRATTDKKGFCAIGSVKTNIGHLDTAAGIAGLIKTVLALKHQQIPPSLHFQQPNPQIDFTNSPFYVNNKLSEWKSNGQPRRAGVSSFGIGGTNAHVILEEAPILEPSSPGRSQNLLVISAKTSFALETATTNLVNHLKQHPQLNLADVAYTLGVGRQAFEHRRIVVCQDIDDAVKVLEIQEPQRVFSHFTEPSGRQVIFMFPGQGAQYVEMGEELYQNEPIFRKQVDYCAELLKFSIGIDLRNILYPSKEQATAAVQQLTQTYITQPALFVIEYALAQLWMSWGLHPEAMIGHSIGEYVAACLAGVFSLEDALALVAARGKLMQQMPSGDMLVVPQSEEEVQSWLGEELALAAINGPSLCVVSGSKLAIDQLHNKLTKQGINCRRLHTSGAFHSQMMNPIIEPFMALVEKINLKVPQIPFISNVTGTWITNEEATDPSYWAKHLRQTVRFAEGITELLQQPKRILLEVGPGRTLSTLVRQHSEQPAQPIVFSSLRHPQEQQSDIAFLLNILGKLWLAGLKIDWSSFYATERRHRIPLPTYPFERQRYWVEPQSSNALVTAPQKALHKKPNIAEWFYIPVWKQCRLLESVENTELSKQKLCWLVFVDKCEVGSLLVKRLQQQGQDVITVSLGEQFTKLCECPTDRLRQRAYSINPQQKDDYEALFQVLRSQDLMPQMIAHLWGITPSNQTSSGIDSLATSQTVGFYSLLFLSQALGQQSITDALQILVVTNNIHDVTGEENPCPEKATVLGPCKVIPQEYPNITCRNIDIVIPESVISQQEKLIDQLIAEFTTKPTDSVVAYRKHHRWIQTFEPVSLEEAGPEKARLQQGGVYLITGGLGGIGLTLAEYLAKTVQAKLVLISRSGLPKADEWEKWLITHDEQDPVSKKIRAVQVLEGLGAEVLVEKADVANLEQMQLAIASVTKRFGKIHGVIHAAGIAGGGIMQLKTPQVAASVLAPKVQGTLVLDSIFKDVELDFLILCSALSSGSILGRFGQVDYCAANAFLDAFAHCNTSRRTTFTQSINWGAWQEVGMAVNTGAVNEELKKEREEYLKEGIAPQEGVDAFSRILQSRLPQVVVSTRDIQPQIQQSNSFKFIEEELASASLPQVLHSRPKLGNDYIPARNKVEQIITNIWQQILGIQQVGIHDNFFELGGNSLISVQIISKLKEELNIEIPIVSIYERPTINSLAEILSSDANEINHFEQNKSRGEKRRQKKLQQQRH, encoded by the coding sequence ATGAAAAACAATTTAGAGGCTTCAGAAATTTTTAATGAGATAGCCATTGTAAGTATAAATGGGCGTTTCCCAAAAGCCAAAAACCTTGATGAGTTTTGGCATAATTTACAGAATGGGGTGGAATCAATTTCAGTTTTTTCAGATACAGAACTGGAGTCTGCGGGTGTAGACAAAAGTACCCTAAATAACCCTAACTATGTTAAAGCAAACGCTGAACTGGAAGATGTAGAATTATTTGATGCTTCATTCTTTAATTATTCTCCCAGAGCGGCAGAACTCATCGATCCGCAGCAACGCATTTTCTTAGAAGTTGCTTGGGAGGCCCTTGAAAGTGCTGGCTACAATTCTGAAACCTATGAAGGTAGAATTAGTGTTTATGGTGGAGCCAGCGTTAGCAGTTACTTTTTATTCAATATTTTTTCTAACCCTGAATTAATAAAACTTGTTGGTTTTGACGAAATTAGACATAGTAATCGTCCAGATAACTTAGCTACACGAGTCGCCTATAAATTAAATCTAAATGGTTCAGCAATCACTGTCCAAACCGGTTGTTCTACTTCATTAGTCGCTGTACATTTAGCCTGTCAAAGTTTGCTAGATCGTGAATGCGATCTGGCCTTGGCGGGTGGAGTTTGCATATCTGGAGCAGAAAAAGCTGGCTATTTTTATCAAGAAGGGGGAATTTTGTCTCCCGATGGACATTGCCGTGCCTTTGACGCCAAGGCAAAGGGAACTGTCATCGGTAAAGGTGTAGGGATTGTAGTCTTAAAGCGATTAGAAGATGCGATCGCTGATGGAGATTGTATTCACGCTATTATCAAGGCTTCAGCGATTAATAATGATGGCTCTAAAAAAGTTGGCTACACAGCTCCCAGTGTCGATGGTCAAGCTCAGGTAATTGCCGAGGCTCTTGCCGTAGCGAGGGTGAAATCCGACATGATTAGTTATGTAGAAGCTCATGGAACCGGAACTGCTCTCGGAGATCCGATTGAAATTGCAGCGCTAACCAAATCTTTTCGTGCTACCACTGACAAAAAAGGTTTCTGCGCTATTGGTTCGGTAAAGACAAACATTGGACACTTAGATACTGCGGCTGGGATTGCGGGTTTAATCAAGACAGTTCTGGCGCTCAAACACCAGCAAATACCACCTAGTTTGCACTTTCAGCAGCCCAATCCCCAGATAGATTTCACCAACAGCCCATTCTATGTTAATAACAAGCTTTCAGAATGGAAATCGAACGGACAACCTCGACGCGCTGGGGTTAGTTCTTTCGGAATTGGTGGCACTAATGCTCATGTAATTCTGGAAGAAGCCCCAATTCTGGAACCATCTAGTCCTGGACGCTCACAGAATTTATTGGTAATTTCAGCCAAAACTAGCTTTGCACTAGAAACTGCCACAACAAACTTAGTTAACCACTTAAAGCAGCATCCTCAACTCAACTTGGCAGATGTCGCTTACACCCTTGGAGTGGGTCGTCAAGCCTTTGAACATCGCCGAATCGTGGTTTGCCAAGACATTGACGATGCAGTGAAAGTTTTAGAAATCCAAGAGCCACAAAGGGTCTTCAGCCACTTCACCGAACCTAGTGGGCGACAAGTTATATTTATGTTTCCTGGTCAAGGGGCCCAGTATGTGGAGATGGGTGAAGAACTCTACCAAAATGAGCCAATTTTCCGAAAACAGGTTGATTATTGTGCAGAATTACTCAAATTCTCCATCGGAATAGACCTACGCAATATTCTATATCCCAGCAAAGAGCAAGCAACAGCAGCAGTGCAGCAGCTGACGCAGACTTATATTACCCAACCAGCCCTATTTGTCATTGAGTATGCCCTAGCTCAGTTGTGGATGTCATGGGGATTGCATCCTGAAGCCATGATTGGTCATAGCATTGGCGAGTATGTAGCAGCTTGTCTTGCTGGCGTATTCTCTCTAGAAGATGCATTGGCACTGGTAGCAGCGCGAGGAAAACTAATGCAGCAGATGCCCTCTGGGGATATGTTAGTAGTGCCTCAATCTGAGGAAGAAGTGCAATCTTGGCTAGGCGAAGAACTTGCCCTAGCTGCAATTAACGGGCCATCTTTGTGCGTAGTTTCGGGATCAAAATTGGCAATTGATCAGTTGCACAATAAATTAACTAAGCAAGGGATTAATTGTCGCCGTCTGCATACTTCTGGTGCTTTTCATTCCCAGATGATGAACCCAATCATCGAGCCGTTCATGGCACTGGTAGAAAAAATCAACCTCAAAGTTCCCCAAATTCCTTTTATTTCCAACGTCACTGGTACATGGATTACAAACGAGGAAGCAACTGATCCCAGCTATTGGGCAAAGCATCTACGGCAGACTGTGCGCTTTGCTGAGGGAATTACTGAGTTGCTGCAACAGCCAAAGCGAATCCTGCTGGAAGTTGGACCAGGACGGACATTAAGTACTTTAGTTAGACAGCATTCAGAACAACCTGCTCAACCGATTGTGTTTTCTTCCTTGCGCCATCCCCAAGAACAACAGTCGGATATTGCCTTTTTGCTCAACATACTGGGTAAACTCTGGCTTGCTGGGTTAAAAATAGATTGGTCTAGCTTTTACGCGACTGAACGTCGTCACCGCATCCCCTTACCGACGTACCCATTTGAGCGACAAAGATACTGGGTTGAACCACAATCATCAAATGCCCTTGTGACTGCGCCCCAAAAAGCGTTACACAAAAAGCCAAATATTGCTGAGTGGTTCTACATCCCAGTTTGGAAACAGTGCAGATTACTTGAGTCTGTTGAAAATACAGAACTGTCAAAACAGAAATTGTGTTGGTTAGTCTTTGTAGATAAATGTGAAGTGGGTTCACTCCTTGTAAAACGTCTCCAACAGCAAGGGCAAGACGTGATTACTGTAAGCTTAGGAGAGCAGTTTACCAAACTGTGCGAGTGTCCTACAGACAGGCTTCGCCAACGCGCTTATTCCATCAACCCTCAACAGAAAGATGACTATGAAGCCTTGTTCCAAGTTCTTCGTAGCCAAGATTTGATGCCACAAATGATTGCTCATTTATGGGGAATTACGCCAAGCAATCAGACATCTTCAGGAATTGATTCATTGGCAACAAGTCAGACTGTTGGCTTTTACAGCTTACTTTTTCTGAGTCAAGCACTTGGACAACAAAGTATTACAGATGCCCTGCAAATCCTAGTTGTGACTAACAACATACACGATGTGACTGGTGAGGAAAACCCATGCCCCGAAAAGGCAACGGTACTAGGGCCATGCAAAGTAATCCCCCAAGAATATCCGAATATTACTTGCCGCAACATTGATATTGTGATTCCTGAATCTGTAATATCGCAACAGGAGAAATTGATCGATCAACTAATAGCAGAATTTACAACCAAGCCAACTGACTCAGTAGTTGCTTATCGTAAGCATCATCGCTGGATTCAAACATTTGAACCAGTCTCCTTAGAAGAGGCTGGCCCAGAGAAAGCCCGATTACAGCAAGGGGGAGTCTACCTAATTACAGGTGGCTTGGGAGGTATTGGTTTGACACTAGCAGAATATCTGGCCAAGACAGTGCAAGCTAAACTAGTGTTGATATCACGTTCTGGTCTTCCGAAAGCAGATGAGTGGGAAAAATGGCTAATAACTCATGATGAGCAAGACCCTGTAAGCAAGAAAATCAGAGCAGTGCAGGTGTTAGAAGGGTTAGGTGCTGAGGTTTTAGTAGAGAAGGCAGATGTCGCTAACCTTGAACAAATGCAGTTAGCGATCGCATCAGTAACTAAGCGCTTTGGTAAAATTCATGGTGTCATCCATGCCGCCGGAATTGCTGGGGGAGGCATTATGCAACTAAAAACGCCCCAAGTAGCGGCAAGTGTTTTAGCTCCCAAAGTCCAAGGAACATTAGTCCTTGACAGCATCTTCAAGGACGTTGAATTAGATTTCCTGATCCTTTGTTCTGCCTTAAGTTCAGGCTCAATTCTGGGTAGATTTGGGCAGGTAGACTATTGTGCTGCTAATGCTTTTCTTGATGCCTTTGCTCACTGCAATACCTCCAGGCGTACTACGTTCACCCAATCTATTAACTGGGGTGCTTGGCAAGAGGTCGGAATGGCAGTGAATACAGGAGCGGTGAACGAAGAATTAAAGAAAGAACGTGAAGAATACCTTAAAGAAGGAATAGCACCTCAAGAGGGTGTTGATGCATTTAGCCGCATTCTCCAAAGTAGACTACCTCAAGTTGTTGTATCAACACGAGATATCCAGCCTCAAATTCAGCAGAGTAATTCTTTCAAGTTTATAGAAGAGGAATTGGCATCAGCAAGTCTACCTCAAGTACTCCATTCTCGCCCCAAGTTGGGGAATGATTATATCCCTGCTCGGAACAAGGTAGAGCAAATAATCACTAACATCTGGCAACAAATCCTTGGTATTCAACAAGTAGGTATTCATGACAACTTTTTTGAGTTGGGAGGAAATTCTCTAATTAGTGTTCAAATTATTTCTAAGTTAAAAGAAGAATTAAATATTGAGATTCCTATCGTCAGTATTTACGAAAGACCAACTATAAATTCTCTTGCCGAAATTCTCAGTTCTGATGCCAACGAAATCAATCATTTTGAGCAAAATAAGTCTCGTGGAGAAAAACGCAGACAGAAAAAATTACAGCAACAGCGTCATTAG